Proteins from a single region of Streptomyces spinoverrucosus:
- a CDS encoding ABC transporter ATP-binding protein has protein sequence MARITTVEDVTVIATESLSKRFPRVTALDRLSVDVGPGVTGLVGANGAGKSTLIKILLGLSPATEGRAEVLGLDVATKGAAIRERVGYMPEHDCLPPDVSATEFVVHMARMSGLPPAAARERTADTLRHVGLYEERYRPIGGYSTGMKQRVKLAQALVHDPQLVFLDEPTNGLDPVGRDEMLGLIRRVYTDFGISVLVTSHLLGELERTCDHVVVVDGGKLLRSSSTTDFTQTTTTLAIEVTDTDEHPDGTRAVRDALHARGVTVAAGSGLPGAGHVLLLTAQGEETYDLVRDTVAELGLGLVRMEQRRHQIAEVFTTDTDTDTATDTATGTDEQRKEAVRHGG, from the coding sequence ATGGCGCGGATCACTACCGTCGAAGACGTGACTGTGATCGCGACCGAAAGCCTGAGCAAGCGGTTCCCCCGGGTGACCGCGCTTGACCGGCTCTCCGTGGACGTCGGGCCCGGTGTGACCGGACTCGTCGGAGCCAATGGAGCCGGCAAGTCCACACTGATCAAGATCCTGCTGGGTCTGTCCCCCGCCACCGAGGGCCGCGCCGAAGTGCTCGGACTCGATGTCGCCACCAAGGGCGCCGCCATCCGCGAGCGCGTGGGATACATGCCGGAGCACGACTGTCTGCCGCCCGACGTCTCGGCCACCGAGTTCGTCGTCCACATGGCGCGCATGTCCGGCCTCCCGCCCGCCGCCGCGCGCGAGCGCACCGCGGACACCCTGCGCCACGTCGGCCTGTACGAGGAGCGCTACCGCCCCATCGGTGGCTACTCGACCGGCATGAAGCAGCGCGTCAAGCTGGCGCAGGCCCTCGTCCACGACCCGCAGCTGGTCTTCCTGGACGAGCCGACCAACGGCCTCGACCCGGTCGGCCGGGACGAGATGCTCGGCCTGATCCGCCGGGTCTACACCGACTTCGGCATCTCGGTTCTGGTCACCTCGCATCTGCTGGGCGAGTTGGAGCGCACCTGCGACCACGTGGTCGTGGTCGACGGCGGCAAGCTCCTGCGCTCCAGCTCCACCACGGACTTCACGCAGACCACGACCACCCTCGCCATCGAGGTCACCGACACCGACGAGCACCCGGACGGCACCCGCGCGGTGCGCGACGCGCTCCACGCGCGCGGGGTGACCGTCGCCGCCGGCAGCGGACTGCCCGGCGCCGGCCACGTCCTGCTGCTCACCGCGCAGGGCGAGGAGACCTACGACCTGGTCCGGGACACGGTCGCCGAGCTCGGTCTCGGCCTGGTGCGCATGGAGCAGCGCCGGCACCAGATCGCGGAGGTCTTCACGACCGACACGGACACCGATACGGCCACAGACACGGCCACCGGCACCGACGAGCAGCGGAAGGAGGCGGTCCGCCATGGCGGTTGA
- a CDS encoding ABC transporter permease, with protein MAVEQPVPTAPGDQTRIHNIGYRTYVGPRLGRSYATRSLYSQSLRGAYGLGRSVKSKVLPMLLFVVMCVPAAIMVAVAVATKANDLPVDYTRYAIIMQAVISLYIASQAPQSVSRDLRFKTVPLYFSRPIETADYVRAKYAALASAMFILTAAPLLVLYVGALLAKLDFADQTKGFAQGLVSVALLSLLFAGIGLVIASVTPRRGFGIAAVIAVLTISYGAVSTLQAIADAQGTSDSIAWIGLFSPITLIDGVQSAFLGAQSAFPGGVGPTNAEGVVYVIVALGLIAASYGLLMRRYKKVGL; from the coding sequence ATGGCGGTTGAGCAGCCCGTACCCACGGCGCCGGGTGACCAGACCCGTATCCACAACATCGGCTACCGCACGTACGTCGGCCCGCGCCTGGGCCGCTCCTACGCGACCCGCTCCCTCTACTCGCAGTCCCTGCGCGGCGCCTACGGCCTCGGCCGCTCGGTGAAGTCCAAGGTGCTGCCGATGCTGCTGTTCGTGGTGATGTGCGTACCCGCGGCCATCATGGTCGCCGTCGCGGTCGCCACCAAGGCCAACGACCTGCCGGTCGACTACACGCGCTACGCGATCATCATGCAGGCCGTGATCAGCCTGTACATCGCCTCGCAGGCACCCCAGTCCGTCTCACGCGACCTGCGCTTCAAGACGGTGCCGCTGTACTTCTCGCGTCCCATCGAGACCGCGGACTACGTGCGCGCCAAGTACGCGGCGCTGGCCTCGGCGATGTTCATCCTCACCGCCGCCCCGCTGCTCGTGCTCTACGTCGGCGCGCTGCTGGCCAAGCTCGACTTCGCCGACCAGACCAAGGGATTCGCACAGGGACTCGTCTCCGTGGCACTGCTCTCACTGCTCTTCGCCGGCATCGGGCTGGTCATCGCGTCGGTCACCCCGCGCCGCGGCTTCGGCATCGCCGCCGTGATCGCCGTGCTGACCATTTCCTACGGCGCGGTGTCGACCCTGCAGGCCATCGCGGACGCGCAGGGCACCTCGGACTCCATCGCCTGGATCGGACTCTTCTCGCCTATCACCCTCATCGACGGAGTGCAGTCCGCCTTCCTCGGCGCGCAATCGGCATTCCCCGGCGGGGTCGGCCCGACGAACGCCGAGGGCGTCGTCTACGTCATCGTCGCGCTGGGCCTCATCGCCGCGAGCTACGGCCTGCTGATGCGCCGCTACAAGAAGGTGGGACTGTGA
- a CDS encoding ABC transporter ATP-binding protein has protein sequence MTTLSLDHVSRWFGNVVAVNDITMTIGPGVTGLLGPNGAGKSTLINMMGGFLAPSTGTVTLDGQQVWRNERIYQHIGIVPEREAMYDFLTGREFVVANAELHGLGAKAAQKALATVEMEYAQDRKIATYSKGMRQRVKMASALVHDPSLLLLDEPFNGMDPRQRMQLMDLLRRMGDEGRTVLFSSHILEEVEQLAWHIEVVVAGRHAASGDFRKIRRLMTDRPHRYLVRSSDDRALAAALIADPSTSGIEVDLTEGALRIQAVDFGRFTALLPQVARDHGIRLLTVSPSDESLESVFSYLVTA, from the coding sequence GTGACCACGCTCTCCCTCGACCACGTCTCCCGCTGGTTCGGCAACGTGGTCGCCGTCAACGACATCACCATGACGATCGGCCCCGGCGTCACCGGCCTGCTGGGCCCCAACGGCGCCGGAAAGTCCACCCTGATCAACATGATGGGCGGCTTCCTGGCCCCCTCGACCGGCACGGTCACGCTCGACGGGCAGCAGGTCTGGCGCAACGAGCGGATCTACCAGCACATCGGCATCGTCCCCGAGCGCGAGGCGATGTACGACTTCCTCACTGGCCGCGAATTCGTCGTCGCCAACGCCGAGTTGCACGGCCTGGGCGCGAAGGCCGCCCAGAAGGCCCTCGCAACGGTCGAGATGGAGTACGCGCAGGACCGCAAGATCGCCACGTACTCCAAGGGCATGCGGCAGCGCGTCAAGATGGCCAGCGCGCTGGTCCACGACCCCTCGCTGCTCCTGCTGGACGAGCCCTTCAACGGCATGGACCCGCGCCAGCGCATGCAGCTGATGGACCTGCTGCGGCGGATGGGCGACGAGGGCCGTACGGTCCTGTTCTCCTCGCACATCCTCGAAGAGGTCGAGCAACTCGCCTGGCACATCGAGGTCGTGGTCGCCGGACGGCACGCGGCCAGCGGTGACTTCCGCAAGATCCGCCGCCTGATGACCGACCGGCCGCACCGCTACCTGGTGCGTTCCAGCGACGACCGCGCCCTCGCGGCCGCGCTGATCGCCGACCCGTCCACGTCCGGCATCGAAGTGGACCTCACCGAGGGCGCGTTGCGTATCCAGGCCGTCGACTTCGGCCGCTTCACCGCCCTGCTGCCGCAGGTGGCCCGGGACCACGGCATCCGTCTGCTGACGGTCTCGCCGTCCGACGAGTCCCTCGAGTCCGTGTTCTCGTACCTGGTCACGGCGTAG
- a CDS encoding ABC transporter permease subunit: MYDPTVARLTYRALLGRRRALILGALPLLLIAISVVVRGLAGADDQTAADLLGGLALATMVPIIGVIAGTGAIGPEIDDGSVVYLLSKPVKRPTIIFTKLIVAIAVTMVFSAVPTLIAGFILNGNSQQIAVAYTVAALVASIAYAALFLLLGTVSRHAVVFGLVYALVWEALFGSLVSGARTLSVQQWSLAVAHRVGNGELVTSDVGLPTAAVLLVAVTVLATWYAGQKLRSLTLAGEE; this comes from the coding sequence ATGTACGACCCCACAGTCGCCCGGCTCACCTACCGGGCCCTGCTCGGCCGGCGCCGGGCCCTCATCCTCGGCGCGCTGCCGCTGCTGCTGATCGCGATCTCCGTGGTGGTGCGCGGCCTCGCCGGCGCCGACGACCAGACCGCCGCCGATCTGCTGGGCGGGCTCGCGCTCGCCACGATGGTGCCGATCATCGGTGTCATCGCCGGCACGGGCGCGATCGGCCCGGAGATCGACGACGGCTCGGTGGTGTATCTGCTGTCCAAGCCGGTGAAGCGGCCGACGATCATCTTCACCAAACTGATCGTGGCGATCGCGGTGACCATGGTGTTCTCGGCGGTGCCCACCCTGATCGCCGGCTTCATCCTGAACGGCAACAGCCAGCAGATCGCCGTCGCCTACACGGTGGCCGCGCTGGTCGCCTCCATCGCGTACGCGGCGCTGTTCCTGCTGCTCGGCACGGTGTCCCGGCACGCGGTGGTGTTCGGCCTGGTCTACGCGCTGGTCTGGGAGGCCCTGTTCGGCTCCCTGGTGTCCGGGGCGCGCACGCTCAGCGTCCAGCAGTGGTCGCTGGCGGTGGCCCACAGGGTCGGCAACGGTGAGCTGGTGACATCCGACGTCGGGCTGCCGACGGCGGCGGTGCTGCTGGTCGCGGTCACCGTGCTCGCCACCTGGTACGCCGGGCAGAAGCTGCGGTCGCTGACGCTGGCCGGGGAGGAGTGA
- a CDS encoding SGM_3592 family protein, whose amino-acid sequence MSQHEDRAQSGDSGDDAWESLVLDDDFIRGAGTAEPSARARMLAARWRREAPEPQPWRSDEPPAGWFFSKVRRRRWRRR is encoded by the coding sequence ATGTCGCAGCACGAGGACCGCGCACAGTCCGGGGACTCCGGGGACGACGCCTGGGAAAGCCTGGTCCTGGACGACGACTTCATACGCGGGGCCGGTACGGCCGAACCGTCCGCCCGCGCCCGGATGCTGGCCGCGCGGTGGCGCCGCGAGGCGCCCGAACCGCAGCCGTGGCGCTCCGACGAACCGCCGGCGGGCTGGTTCTTCAGCAAGGTTCGCCGGCGGAGGTGGCGTCGACGTTAG
- a CDS encoding HAD family hydrolase, translating into MSDTAPAPGFPYRLIATDLDGTLLRSDESVSRRTREALTAATAAGAAHIVVTGRAVPWTRHILDDLGYRGLAVCGQGAQVYDAGEHRLLTSVTLDRQLAGVALAKIEAEVGPLYLAASRDGLDGEVLVGPGYALQGGLPATPFTEASDLWSAPLNKIYIQHPTLTDDELAEVAQRAAGGFVTVTMAGQGIVELLPLGLSKATGLSLAARRLGVKAAGTIAFGDMPNDIPMFAWAARGVAMANAHEELRAVADEVTASNEEDGIAVVLERLLA; encoded by the coding sequence GTGAGCGACACGGCTCCCGCCCCCGGTTTCCCCTACCGACTGATCGCCACCGACCTCGACGGCACGCTCCTGCGCTCCGACGAGTCGGTCTCGCGCCGCACCCGTGAGGCGCTCACCGCGGCCACCGCGGCGGGCGCCGCGCACATCGTCGTCACCGGACGCGCGGTCCCGTGGACCCGGCACATCCTCGACGACCTCGGCTACAGGGGTCTCGCCGTCTGCGGCCAGGGCGCACAGGTGTACGACGCCGGCGAGCACCGTCTACTGACGTCGGTGACCCTGGACCGGCAGCTGGCGGGGGTGGCCCTGGCCAAGATCGAGGCGGAGGTCGGCCCGCTGTATCTGGCGGCGAGCCGCGACGGCCTGGACGGCGAGGTGCTGGTCGGGCCGGGCTACGCGCTCCAGGGCGGGCTGCCCGCGACGCCCTTCACGGAGGCGTCGGACCTCTGGTCGGCGCCGCTGAACAAGATCTACATCCAGCACCCGACCCTGACCGACGACGAGCTCGCGGAGGTCGCCCAGCGCGCCGCGGGCGGTTTCGTCACCGTCACCATGGCGGGCCAGGGCATCGTCGAACTCCTCCCCCTCGGCCTGTCCAAGGCGACGGGGCTGTCGCTTGCGGCCCGGCGTCTGGGCGTGAAGGCCGCGGGCACCATCGCCTTCGGCGACATGCCCAACGACATCCCGATGTTCGCCTGGGCGGCCCGGGGTGTGGCGATGGCCAACGCCCACGAGGAACTGCGGGCGGTGGCCGACGAGGTGACCGCGTCCAACGAGGAGGACGGGATCGCGGTGGTGCTGGAGCGTCTGCTGGCATAG
- the serS gene encoding serine--tRNA ligase yields the protein MIDLRLLREDPDRVRASQRARGEDVALVDALLSADERRRSSGVRFDELRNEQKGLGKLIGKASGDEKAELLKKAGQLAADVKAADAERDAADAETQELLLKLGNLVHPDVPVGGEEDFATLETHGTIRDFGAEGFEPKDHLELGQILGAIDVERGAKVSGSRFYFLTGVGALLELALVNAAMAQATAAGFTPMLTPALVRPQSMAGTGFLGQAAQDVYHLASDDLYLVGTSEVPLAAYHMDEILDAAKLPLRYAGFSPCFRREAGSHGKDTRGIFRVHQFDKVEMFSYVAPEDSQAEHQRLLEWEKQWLTSLELPFRVIDVASGDLGASASRKFDCEAWIPTQGKYRELTSTSDCTEFQSRRLSIRVREGKTVRPLATLNGTLCAVPRTIVAILENHQQADGSVRVPEVLRPYLGGREVLEPVAK from the coding sequence GTGATTGACCTTCGCCTGCTCCGTGAAGACCCCGACCGAGTGCGCGCCTCGCAGCGCGCCCGTGGAGAGGACGTCGCGCTCGTCGACGCCCTCCTGTCTGCCGATGAGCGGCGCAGGTCGTCCGGCGTCCGCTTCGACGAGCTGCGCAACGAACAGAAGGGCCTCGGCAAGCTCATCGGCAAGGCCTCCGGCGACGAGAAGGCCGAGCTGCTGAAGAAGGCCGGCCAGCTCGCCGCCGACGTCAAGGCCGCCGACGCGGAGCGCGACGCGGCCGACGCCGAGACCCAGGAACTGCTCCTCAAGCTCGGCAACCTCGTCCACCCGGACGTCCCCGTCGGCGGCGAGGAGGACTTCGCCACGCTGGAGACGCACGGCACGATCCGTGACTTCGGCGCCGAGGGCTTCGAGCCGAAGGACCACCTGGAGCTCGGCCAGATCCTCGGCGCGATCGACGTCGAACGCGGCGCGAAGGTCTCGGGTTCGCGTTTCTACTTCCTCACGGGCGTCGGCGCCCTGCTGGAGCTGGCCCTGGTGAACGCCGCGATGGCGCAGGCCACGGCGGCCGGCTTCACCCCGATGCTCACCCCGGCGCTGGTCCGCCCGCAGTCGATGGCCGGCACCGGCTTCCTCGGCCAGGCCGCCCAGGACGTCTACCACCTCGCGAGCGACGACCTCTACCTGGTCGGCACGTCCGAGGTGCCGCTGGCCGCGTACCACATGGACGAGATCCTCGACGCCGCCAAACTCCCGCTGCGCTACGCGGGCTTCTCGCCCTGCTTCCGCCGCGAGGCCGGCTCGCACGGCAAGGACACGCGAGGCATCTTCCGCGTGCACCAGTTCGACAAGGTCGAGATGTTCTCGTACGTCGCTCCCGAGGACTCGCAGGCCGAGCACCAGCGCCTGCTGGAGTGGGAGAAGCAGTGGCTGACCTCGCTGGAGCTGCCGTTCCGTGTGATCGACGTGGCCTCCGGTGACCTGGGCGCCTCCGCCTCGCGCAAGTTCGACTGCGAGGCGTGGATCCCGACGCAGGGCAAGTACCGCGAGCTGACCTCGACCTCGGACTGCACCGAGTTCCAGTCCCGCCGTCTGTCGATCCGCGTCCGTGAGGGGAAGACCGTGCGGCCGTTGGCGACGCTGAACGGCACCCTGTGCGCCGTACCGCGCACGATCGTCGCGATCCTCGAGAACCACCAGCAGGCCGACGGCTCCGTGCGCGTGCCCGAGGTGCTGCGTCCGTATCTGGGCGGCCGGGAGGTCCTGGAGCCGGTGGCCAAGTGA
- the pheA gene encoding prephenate dehydratase, translated as MPASYAYLGPEGTFTEVALRTLPEAATRELIPYVSVQSALDAVRSGEAEAAFVPIENSVEGGITTTLDELVAGEPLMIYREVLLSITFALLVRPGTQLSDIKTVSAHPAAQPQVRNWLKKHLPDAIWESAASNADAARLVQEGQYDAAFAGEFAAARYGLVALETGIHDAENAQTRFVLVGRPARPAAPSGADKTSVVLWQRDDHPGGLRDLLGEFATRGINLMLLQSRPTGAGIGNYCFCIDAEGHISDRRVAEALMGLKRICLQVRYLGSYPRADAKPADVQPPLPGTSDDEFTSAADWVARCQDGRF; from the coding sequence ATGCCAGCGAGCTATGCGTATCTCGGTCCCGAGGGCACCTTCACCGAAGTCGCTCTGCGTACGCTGCCGGAGGCGGCGACCCGCGAGCTGATCCCGTACGTGTCCGTGCAGTCAGCGCTGGACGCGGTGCGCTCGGGCGAGGCCGAGGCCGCCTTCGTGCCGATCGAGAACTCCGTCGAGGGCGGCATCACGACCACCCTCGACGAGCTGGTCGCGGGCGAGCCGCTGATGATCTACCGCGAGGTGCTGCTGTCGATCACCTTCGCGCTGCTGGTCAGGCCGGGCACCCAGCTGTCGGACATCAAGACGGTCTCCGCGCATCCGGCGGCCCAGCCGCAGGTGCGCAACTGGCTGAAGAAGCATCTCCCGGACGCGATCTGGGAGTCGGCCGCCTCGAACGCGGACGCCGCACGGCTCGTCCAGGAAGGCCAGTACGACGCCGCCTTCGCGGGCGAGTTCGCGGCCGCCCGGTACGGCCTGGTGGCCCTGGAGACCGGGATCCACGACGCGGAGAACGCGCAGACCCGGTTCGTCCTGGTCGGCCGACCCGCCCGGCCCGCCGCTCCGTCCGGCGCCGACAAGACGTCCGTCGTGCTGTGGCAGCGCGACGACCACCCCGGCGGCCTGCGTGACCTGCTGGGCGAGTTCGCCACCCGGGGCATCAACCTGATGCTGCTCCAGTCCCGGCCCACCGGCGCCGGCATCGGCAACTACTGCTTCTGCATCGACGCCGAGGGTCACATCTCCGACCGCCGGGTCGCCGAGGCGCTGATGGGGCTCAAGCGGATCTGCCTCCAGGTGCGCTACCTCGGCTCGTACCCCCGCGCGGACGCGAAGCCGGCGGATGTGCAGCCCCCGCTGCCCGGCACGTCGGACGACGAGTTCACGTCGGCGGCGGACTGGGTGGCCCGGTGCCAGGACGGCCGGTTCTAG
- the efeB gene encoding iron uptake transporter deferrochelatase/peroxidase subunit, producing MGAVSADALPREGVSRRTLLGTAGATGLVLGAAGGAVGYAAAPAQAAPLTSLGADQVMFHGKHQPGITTPMQARGHLIAFDLAAGAGRKEAAALLRRWSETARRLMAGEPARDGDTDVARDAGPSSLTITFGFGHSFFGRTGLEKQRPVALDPLPAFSSDQLDKARSNGDLWVQIGANDSLVAFHALRAIQKDAGSAARVRWQMNGFNRSPGATAHPMTARNLMGQVDGTRNPKPTETDFDRRIFVPESGAADPTWMAGGSYAVVRRIRMLLDDWERLSLKEQEDVIGRRKSDGAPLSGGSETTEMDLEKTDSEGNLVVPINAHARISRPDQNGGAAMLRRPFSYHDGFDGAGVPDAGLLFICWQADPLRGFVTVQRKLDRGDALSPFIRHEASGLFAVPGGAADGEYVGQRLLEG from the coding sequence ATGGGGGCCGTTTCGGCAGACGCGCTCCCCAGGGAGGGTGTCTCGCGGCGGACGCTGCTCGGTACCGCCGGTGCGACCGGGCTGGTCCTGGGGGCGGCGGGCGGTGCCGTCGGGTATGCCGCCGCGCCCGCGCAGGCGGCGCCGCTCACCTCGCTGGGCGCCGATCAGGTGATGTTTCACGGGAAACATCAGCCCGGCATCACCACGCCGATGCAGGCGCGCGGCCACCTGATCGCCTTCGACCTGGCCGCCGGCGCTGGCCGCAAGGAGGCGGCCGCACTGCTGCGCCGCTGGTCGGAGACGGCCCGGCGGCTGATGGCGGGCGAGCCCGCGAGGGACGGCGACACTGATGTGGCGCGGGACGCCGGTCCGTCGTCGCTGACGATCACCTTCGGGTTCGGGCACAGCTTCTTCGGCCGTACGGGTCTGGAGAAGCAGCGCCCGGTCGCCCTCGATCCGCTGCCCGCCTTCTCCTCCGACCAGCTCGACAAGGCGCGTAGCAACGGCGACCTGTGGGTGCAGATCGGCGCGAACGACTCCCTGGTCGCGTTTCACGCCCTGCGCGCGATCCAGAAGGACGCGGGCAGCGCGGCCCGGGTCCGCTGGCAGATGAACGGCTTCAACCGGTCGCCGGGGGCCACGGCCCACCCCATGACGGCTCGCAACCTGATGGGCCAGGTTGACGGGACGCGGAACCCGAAGCCGACGGAGACCGACTTCGACCGGCGGATCTTCGTGCCGGAGTCCGGTGCGGCCGACCCGACGTGGATGGCGGGCGGCTCCTACGCCGTCGTACGCCGCATCCGCATGCTCCTCGACGACTGGGAGCGGCTCTCGCTCAAGGAGCAGGAGGACGTCATCGGGCGTCGCAAGTCCGACGGGGCGCCGCTGTCGGGCGGGTCCGAGACGACCGAGATGGACCTGGAGAAGACGGACTCCGAGGGCAACCTGGTGGTCCCGATCAACGCGCACGCGCGGATCAGCCGGCCCGACCAGAACGGGGGTGCGGCGATGCTGCGGCGCCCGTTCTCGTACCACGACGGTTTCGACGGGGCCGGGGTGCCGGACGCCGGGCTGCTGTTCATCTGCTGGCAGGCGGATCCGCTGCGGGGATTCGTGACCGTGCAGCGGAAGCTGGACCGGGGGGACGCGTTGTCGCCGTTCATCCGGCATGAGGCGAGCGGGCTGTTCGCCGTGCCGGGCGGGGCGGCGGACGGGGAGTATGTGGGGCAGCGGTTGCTGGAGGGGTGA
- a CDS encoding copper resistance CopC/CopD family protein — MTPTIAPRLRSLLLLLLAAAGLLLGSAGSASAHAALTGSDPQQGAVVDKAPEQVSLTFSEAVSLSDDSLKVLDPKGERADTGEASSVSGTTYAVNLHSGLPDGTYTVAYQVVSADSHPVSGAYTFSIGAPSSTSVSVTEQTAEGGVVGWLYGFGRYMSYAGFIVLAGGAAFVLACWPRGAGVRAVQRLVVSGWVALTAATLGLLLLRGSYTRSGALGDVFDLDLLGQVLQTKTGAALVSRLLLLAAAALFIAVLFGAYEKRDDDEKRDLTFGLALGGGVVAAGIAATWAMAEHASTGLQPGIAMPVDVVHLLAVAAWLGGLSALLVSLYRAPAGTPLEASAVRRFSQIAFGSVIALVVTGLYQSWRQVGSWSALTGTGYGQLLLVKVGLVVLLVGVARISRRWTSRLADSVVAGGAGKRRERAEAGARATSSRGAKGGGPGSGAGAGAGARDSEGAGSGDSKGAGSGETKGAGAGETKGAGAGETKGAGAGDSKRAAQLARQRAAVDVARQKRERDADPNRFGLRRSVLAEAGVAVVLLAVTTALTSTEPGRTVEEAEAAAASSSSAASSAAGVVTLDMAFDAGGEDGKGVVRVDIDPARVGGNEMHVYVQRPNGRAFDIPEVKVAFTLESKNIGPLPVVPDHITTGHWSASGVQIPMAGEWEIAATVRTSDIDQVTVSKNAQIG, encoded by the coding sequence TTGACACCGACCATCGCTCCCCGCCTCCGAAGCCTGCTGCTGCTGCTCCTGGCCGCCGCCGGGCTGCTGCTCGGCAGCGCCGGGTCCGCCTCCGCGCACGCCGCGCTGACCGGCAGCGACCCCCAGCAGGGGGCGGTGGTCGACAAGGCCCCGGAGCAGGTCTCACTCACCTTCTCCGAGGCCGTCTCGCTCTCCGACGACTCGCTGAAGGTCCTCGACCCCAAGGGCGAGCGGGCCGACACCGGCGAGGCGAGCAGCGTCAGCGGGACGACGTACGCCGTGAACCTGCACTCGGGCCTGCCCGACGGCACGTACACGGTGGCCTACCAGGTGGTGTCCGCCGACAGCCATCCCGTCTCCGGCGCCTACACCTTCTCCATCGGCGCGCCCTCGTCGACCTCCGTCTCGGTGACGGAGCAGACGGCCGAGGGCGGGGTCGTCGGATGGCTGTACGGGTTCGGGCGGTACATGTCGTACGCCGGATTCATCGTGCTGGCGGGTGGGGCCGCGTTCGTGCTGGCCTGCTGGCCGCGCGGGGCGGGCGTGCGGGCCGTGCAGCGGCTTGTCGTCTCGGGGTGGGTGGCGCTCACGGCGGCGACGCTGGGGCTGCTGTTGCTGCGCGGCTCATACACGCGGTCCGGGGCGCTCGGCGACGTCTTCGACCTCGATCTGCTCGGGCAGGTGCTGCAGACCAAGACGGGGGCGGCGCTCGTGTCGCGGCTGCTGCTGCTCGCGGCGGCGGCGCTGTTCATCGCCGTGCTCTTCGGGGCGTACGAGAAACGGGACGACGACGAGAAGCGGGATCTGACGTTCGGGCTGGCGCTCGGCGGGGGTGTCGTGGCTGCGGGGATCGCCGCGACCTGGGCGATGGCCGAGCATGCGTCCACCGGGCTGCAGCCGGGGATCGCGATGCCGGTCGACGTCGTCCATCTGCTGGCGGTGGCGGCCTGGCTCGGTGGGCTGAGTGCCTTGCTGGTCTCGCTGTACCGGGCGCCGGCCGGGACTCCGCTCGAGGCGAGTGCGGTGCGGCGGTTCTCGCAGATCGCCTTCGGCAGCGTGATCGCGCTGGTCGTGACCGGCCTCTACCAGTCGTGGCGGCAGGTCGGCTCCTGGTCGGCGCTCACCGGGACGGGGTACGGGCAGTTGCTGCTGGTCAAGGTGGGGCTGGTGGTGCTGCTGGTCGGCGTTGCGCGGATTTCGCGGCGGTGGACCTCGCGGTTGGCGGACTCCGTGGTCGCTGGTGGGGCCGGGAAGCGGCGGGAGCGAGCCGAGGCCGGGGCGCGGGCGACTTCCAGTAGGGGCGCGAAGGGGGGCGGTCCCGGTTCCGGTGCCGGTGCCGGTGCCGGTGCCAGAGACTCCGAGGGGGCTGGTTCCGGGGACTCCAAGGGCGCTGGTTCCGGGGAGACCAAGGGGGCCGGTGCCGGGGAGACCAAGGGGGCCGGTGCCGGGGAGACCAAGGGGGCCGGTGCCGGGGACTCGAAGCGGGCCGCCCAGCTCGCGCGGCAGCGGGCCGCCGTGGACGTGGCCCGGCAGAAGCGGGAGCGGGACGCCGATCCGAACCGTTTCGGGCTGCGCCGCTCGGTGCTGGCCGAGGCGGGCGTCGCGGTGGTCCTGCTCGCGGTGACGACCGCTCTGACGTCCACCGAGCCGGGACGCACGGTGGAGGAGGCCGAGGCGGCCGCCGCGTCCTCGTCGTCGGCCGCGTCCTCGGCCGCCGGGGTGGTCACCCTGGACATGGCCTTCGACGCGGGCGGCGAGGACGGCAAGGGCGTCGTACGGGTCGACATCGACCCCGCGCGTGTCGGCGGCAACGAGATGCACGTCTACGTGCAGCGCCCCAACGGGCGGGCCTTCGACATCCCCGAGGTGAAGGTCGCCTTCACCCTGGAGTCCAAGAACATCGGGCCCCTGCCCGTCGTCCCCGACCACATCACCACCGGCCACTGGTCGGCGAGCGGAGTGCAGATCCCCATGGCGGGCGAGTGGGAGATCGCCGCGACCGTGCGGACCTCCGACATCGACCAGGTGACCGTCTCCAAGAACGCGCAGATCGGCTGA
- a CDS encoding copper chaperone PCu(A)C has protein sequence MRRTAVTAAALAGALALAGCGSSSAADSKADLSVNAAYMPQPVSDSMAAGFLTIANKGGTEDELTSVTSDIGEVTVHETVDSAMQEVKELPVPAHGELVLKSGGNHLMFERLKRKPKQGETVSVELHFAESEPVTVEMPVKSATYTPDSGH, from the coding sequence GTGAGGCGTACGGCGGTGACGGCCGCCGCGCTGGCCGGGGCGCTGGCGCTCGCGGGGTGCGGCTCGAGCTCGGCGGCGGACTCGAAGGCGGACCTGTCCGTCAACGCCGCCTACATGCCGCAGCCCGTCTCGGACTCCATGGCGGCGGGCTTTCTGACCATCGCCAACAAGGGCGGTACGGAGGACGAGTTGACCTCCGTGACCAGCGACATCGGCGAGGTGACCGTGCACGAGACGGTGGACTCGGCGATGCAGGAGGTCAAGGAGCTCCCCGTGCCCGCGCACGGCGAACTCGTGCTCAAGAGCGGCGGAAACCATCTGATGTTCGAGCGGCTGAAGCGCAAGCCGAAGCAGGGCGAGACGGTCTCCGTCGAACTGCACTTCGCCGAGTCGGAGCCCGTCACGGTGGAGATGCCGGTGAAGTCCGCGACGTACACCCCGGATTCCGGGCACTGA